A single Candidatus Babeliales bacterium DNA region contains:
- a CDS encoding BT4734/BF3469 family protein: MKQQIITAFKSIQKTDTPHYITLEKALKRVQVGTSKKLIDAIRSAESKDERTELKKKLPSICFNGKFKTRSKDGLIEHSGLMITDFDQIPSKRDFNTVWNSLIKNKHIVSAFRSPSNEADGKFGIKALVKIPECNAKNHTLYFKEFNQKFKIPYWDVSNSDVSRICFESYDKDIYINYDAETFAPELKDEGYNIKDRVPLIPIDNENEIIEKIMNWNWSKDFVEGQRNNFVFDIAGAFCEYGVDENNAIGYIQNNIQYGDFSDTELINTIKSAYKRRQFNCKYFEDYKKQSTIKQNLKLGKKKITETYKIDESTFERLKEEVEIGNFWDINKNGKIILNNLKYKLFLQENGFKKHYPGDAQKPTFVYVFQNKVVETSTDKIKDFVLSHLLEIKEYQVYEYCSKYLNMFSDNYLSILDSIELIMLKDTKYKSYLAFNNGILEVTKDNIKLVDYLDIDKYIWKTQIIPRDFVENKEIENDYSKFVYNISSEKPKSIESVIGYLIHKYKSKSKNKAVILNDEVISDNPEGGTGKGLFIQGLSHIRKVSTLDGKDQTEKKSFPYQTVSQDSEILFFDDVKRNWDFESKFSLVTEGMTLERKNKDAIKLTVEESPKMVVSTNYAIKGEGNSHDRRRHEVEFAQYYGADLEPADEFGHQLFDDWNDDDFNRFYNYMVKCLQIYLKEGLIDQEAKNLEMRKFIAETAMEFYEFMQDKDNFPRNERLDKVQMFDKFTNDYQDFKKWLSRKRFTIWVQKYAKFIDVKYTAGNFNGMRFFEIQTDDKTEDNDEIAF; the protein is encoded by the coding sequence ATGAAACAACAAATAATCACAGCTTTTAAAAGCATACAAAAGACCGATACACCGCATTACATTACGTTAGAGAAGGCTTTAAAGCGAGTGCAGGTTGGTACATCAAAAAAATTAATAGATGCTATTAGAAGTGCTGAAAGCAAAGACGAAAGGACAGAGTTAAAAAAGAAATTACCATCTATTTGTTTTAATGGCAAATTTAAAACAAGGTCTAAAGATGGATTGATTGAGCATAGTGGTTTAATGATAACCGATTTTGACCAGATACCAAGCAAAAGGGATTTCAATACGGTTTGGAATTCCCTTATAAAAAATAAACATATTGTTTCTGCTTTTAGATCACCATCGAATGAAGCTGATGGCAAGTTTGGAATAAAAGCACTTGTTAAGATACCAGAATGCAACGCTAAAAATCATACGCTTTATTTTAAAGAATTTAATCAAAAATTTAAAATACCATATTGGGATGTTTCAAACTCCGATGTAAGCAGAATTTGTTTTGAAAGTTATGATAAAGATATTTATATTAATTATGATGCTGAGACTTTTGCTCCAGAGTTAAAAGATGAAGGTTATAACATTAAAGATCGGGTGCCATTAATTCCAATAGATAATGAAAATGAAATTATTGAAAAAATAATGAATTGGAATTGGTCTAAAGATTTTGTTGAAGGTCAAAGAAATAATTTTGTTTTTGATATTGCTGGAGCTTTTTGTGAATATGGAGTTGACGAAAATAATGCAATTGGTTATATCCAAAACAATATTCAATATGGTGACTTTTCAGATACTGAACTTATTAATACAATTAAATCCGCATACAAAAGAAGGCAGTTTAATTGTAAGTATTTTGAGGATTACAAAAAACAATCTACAATAAAGCAAAATTTAAAATTAGGTAAAAAGAAAATTACTGAAACTTATAAGATTGATGAATCAACTTTTGAAAGGCTTAAAGAAGAAGTTGAAATAGGTAATTTTTGGGATATAAATAAAAATGGTAAAATAATATTAAACAATTTAAAGTATAAATTATTTCTACAAGAAAATGGATTTAAAAAACATTACCCTGGCGATGCACAAAAACCGACTTTTGTTTATGTATTCCAGAATAAAGTAGTTGAGACTTCAACTGATAAAATCAAAGATTTTGTGTTAAGCCATTTGCTGGAAATTAAAGAGTATCAAGTTTATGAGTATTGCTCAAAATACTTAAATATGTTTTCAGATAACTACTTATCAATTTTAGATAGTATTGAACTTATAATGTTGAAAGACACAAAATATAAATCTTATTTAGCTTTTAATAATGGTATTTTAGAAGTTACAAAAGACAATATAAAACTTGTTGACTATTTAGATATTGATAAATACATTTGGAAAACTCAAATTATACCACGTGATTTTGTAGAAAATAAAGAAATAGAAAATGATTATTCAAAATTTGTTTATAATATATCATCTGAAAAACCTAAATCAATAGAATCAGTTATTGGTTATCTTATACATAAATACAAATCAAAATCTAAAAATAAAGCAGTCATTTTAAATGATGAGGTTATAAGCGATAATCCTGAAGGTGGTACTGGTAAAGGTTTATTTATACAAGGCTTATCTCATATCCGCAAAGTATCAACATTAGATGGAAAAGACCAAACCGAAAAAAAATCATTTCCCTACCAAACAGTTAGCCAAGATAGTGAGATATTATTTTTTGATGATGTAAAACGTAATTGGGATTTTGAAAGTAAATTTTCACTTGTTACTGAAGGCATGACGTTGGAGCGCAAAAATAAGGATGCTATTAAACTAACTGTTGAGGAAAGTCCTAAGATGGTTGTAAGTACAAATTATGCAATAAAAGGCGAAGGAAACAGCCACGACAGAAGAAGGCATGAAGTTGAATTTGCACAATATTATGGAGCAGATTTAGAGCCAGCAGACGAATTTGGGCACCAACTTTTTGATGATTGGAATGATGATGATTTTAATAGGTTTTATAATTACATGGTCAAATGCTTACAGATATATTTAAAAGAAGGATTGATTGATCAGGAAGCCAAGAATTTAGAGATGCGTAAATTCATAGCAGAAACAGCGATGGAATTTTACGAGTTTATGCAAGATAAAGATAACTTCCCACGCAATGAAAGGCTTGATAAGGTGCAAATGTTTGACAAATTTACGAATGATTACCAAGATTTTAAAAAGTGGTTAAGCAGAAAACGATTTACAATTTGGGTGCAGAAGTACGCAAAATTTATAGATGTTAAATATACAGCTGGAAACTTTAACGGAATGCGTTTCTTTGAAATACAAACCGATGACAAAACAGAAGATAATGATGAAATAGCTTTTTAA